A genome region from Blautia coccoides includes the following:
- a CDS encoding DUF1540 domain-containing protein: MPLLSCTARTCIYNKDEYCSKGDILVDGSEAKVADETCCRSFEERGESASNKAAADSCGCRTIDVDCRACTCTFNKEEKCHADKITITGGSACRCDETKCGSFEKR; the protein is encoded by the coding sequence ATGCCATTATTAAGCTGTACTGCAAGAACCTGTATTTACAACAAAGATGAATACTGCTCCAAAGGAGACATTCTGGTAGACGGAAGCGAAGCAAAGGTTGCGGATGAGACCTGCTGCCGCAGCTTTGAGGAAAGAGGAGAATCTGCATCCAATAAAGCCGCTGCTGACAGCTGCGGATGCCGCACTATTGATGTGGACTGCCGCGCATGTACCTGTACTTTCAATAAAGAAGAAAAATGTCATGCAGACAAGATCACAATTACAGGCGGAAGTGCCTGCCGCTGTGACGAGACAAAATGCGGAAGCTTTGAAAAAAGATAA